In a genomic window of Enterobacter asburiae:
- a CDS encoding ABC transporter permease produces MRHALLQRFGHGLLVLWAAFTLSFVLLQVLPGDAVLIKFQNPDLGLSPAQIEEMRVAYGADSPLWQQYGHTLLAMLRGDFGYSLQAGVPVSELIASNLPDTLSLALPAFVLAVLLAFALAFASRLPGLRWLSNTLQSLPVLFISLPTFWLGIALIQLFSFQLRLIPVINPTPLQGLILPIVTVAIPISAPLAQILMRSLDQVATQPFVAVARAKGLSETAVLWRHVTRNALLPVLNIAGLLLGELIAGALITETVFGRSGLGQLTQQAVNNQDIAVLQAVVMISALGFVLINLLVDLLMPLLDPRLQTVTGGAS; encoded by the coding sequence ATGCGCCACGCACTTCTTCAACGCTTTGGGCACGGGCTGCTGGTACTGTGGGCCGCCTTTACCCTCTCGTTCGTGTTGCTCCAGGTGCTGCCGGGCGACGCGGTGCTGATTAAATTTCAGAACCCGGACCTGGGCTTAAGCCCGGCGCAAATCGAGGAGATGCGCGTGGCCTACGGTGCGGACAGCCCGCTGTGGCAGCAATACGGCCACACGCTGCTGGCGATGCTGCGCGGGGATTTCGGCTATTCGTTACAGGCAGGGGTGCCGGTCAGCGAGTTGATTGCCAGCAATCTGCCGGATACCCTGAGTCTTGCCCTGCCCGCGTTTGTGCTCGCGGTCCTGCTGGCGTTTGCGCTGGCTTTTGCATCGCGTCTGCCGGGTCTGCGCTGGCTGAGCAATACCCTCCAGTCGCTGCCGGTCCTGTTTATCTCCTTACCCACTTTCTGGCTGGGGATTGCCCTCATCCAGCTCTTTTCATTTCAGCTGCGGCTGATCCCGGTGATTAACCCGACGCCGCTGCAGGGGTTGATCCTGCCAATCGTCACCGTCGCGATCCCGATCTCCGCCCCGCTGGCGCAAATCCTGATGCGCAGCCTGGACCAGGTGGCAACGCAGCCGTTTGTCGCCGTCGCCCGGGCCAAAGGGCTGAGTGAAACCGCCGTTCTGTGGCGTCACGTCACCCGCAACGCCCTGCTACCGGTCCTGAACATTGCCGGGCTGCTGCTGGGCGAGCTGATTGCCGGGGCGCTGATCACCGAAACCGTTTTTGGCCGCAGCGGGCTCGGCCAGCTGACCCAGCAGGCGGTGAATAACCAGGATATCGCCGTGCTTCAGGCGGTAGTGATGATTTCCGCCCTCGGTTTTGTCCTGATTAATCTGCTGGTGGATCTGCTGATGCCGCTGCTGGATCCCCGTCTGCAAACCGTTACCGGAGGTGCTTCATGA
- a CDS encoding ABC transporter permease translates to MSLVDYAAAARKRVPAWQEVEWQPGLWLAWGVIILAAFAAVAPGLLTHYSPIEGIAGAQRLAPQAGHWLGTDQLGRDVYTRIVYGASHSLSAALAAVTMGLVVGTGLGVVAGAFAGRVESFLMRFVDVLLSIPSLLLSLTVIILLGFGTVNAAIAVGVASIASFARLARGEVVRIRHTDYVEAAFGSGGTFFAVLWRHILPNALTAVLAFATLQFGQAILALSTLSFLGYGTPPPVPEWGLLIAEGRNYLSTAWWLTTFPGVVVIAVVLATNRISQQFSGGR, encoded by the coding sequence ATGAGCCTGGTCGATTACGCCGCCGCCGCGCGAAAGCGCGTTCCAGCGTGGCAGGAAGTGGAATGGCAACCGGGACTGTGGCTGGCATGGGGGGTGATTATTCTCGCCGCTTTTGCCGCCGTGGCGCCCGGCCTGTTAACCCACTACAGCCCGATTGAGGGCATCGCCGGGGCACAACGCCTGGCGCCGCAGGCGGGACACTGGCTCGGCACCGATCAGCTTGGCCGCGATGTTTACACGCGCATCGTGTACGGTGCCTCACACTCCCTGAGCGCAGCGCTGGCCGCCGTGACGATGGGTCTGGTGGTGGGTACCGGCTTAGGGGTGGTTGCCGGGGCGTTCGCCGGACGCGTCGAGTCTTTCCTGATGCGTTTTGTCGACGTGCTGCTGTCCATCCCGTCTCTGCTGCTCTCACTGACGGTCATTATTCTGCTCGGGTTTGGCACCGTTAACGCCGCGATTGCCGTCGGCGTGGCCTCAATCGCAAGCTTCGCCCGCCTCGCGCGCGGTGAAGTGGTGCGCATCCGGCACACGGATTACGTCGAGGCGGCGTTTGGCAGCGGCGGGACGTTTTTCGCCGTGCTGTGGCGACACATTCTGCCCAACGCGTTAACCGCCGTCCTCGCCTTTGCCACACTGCAGTTTGGTCAGGCCATCCTGGCGCTTTCCACGCTGAGCTTTCTCGGCTACGGTACCCCGCCACCCGTGCCGGAATGGGGCTTATTGATTGCCGAAGGCCGTAACTATCTCTCTACCGCCTGGTGGCTAACCACCTTCCCCGGCGTCGTCGTCATCGCCGTGGTGCTGGCCACCAACCGTATCAGCCAACAGTTCAGCGGAGGTCGCTAA